ACCCCCGGGGCGACTCGGCGAGCCATCAGAACCAGGGCCAGAACCAAGGCCAGAACCAAGGCCAGGGCCAGGCCCAGGGCCAGAGCCAGGCCCAGAACCAAGGTCAGAACCAGAACCAGAGCCACAACCAGCGGCTGTACCGGGGTGTCGTGACGGCCAGTTCGCTCGCCCTGCGCAGCGCGCCCAACCGGGGCGGGCAGATCATCCGGTATGCCAACCGGGGGGAGATCGTCACCGTCTTCTGCCGGACCGACGGCCAGAACGTCCAGGGCAACCGCCAGTGGTACCTGCTCACCGACGGCACCTGGGCCTGGGGCTCGGCCCGGTACATCAGGGACCTCGGGCCCTCGCCACGAAGGTGCTGACACCACCCCGAAACAGCGCAGACAACCCATGTTATTTGGGTAGGTTCCGGACATGACCAAGGCCGGAACCACCGTGGCCCCCGCGGACACCCCCGCTTCCGCGGTACGCCTGCCCCGGCGCCGTGGCATCGAACTGGCCCTCATCGTCCTCGCCGTCCTGCTCAGCGTGTACGGCTACTGCGCTGTCGGCCTCGCCCGGCACGGCACCGTCCCGCCCGGCGCCGCCGGTTACGGCGCCGGGCTCGGCGTGCTCGCGCTCCTCGCACATCTCGCCGTACGCCTGCGGGCGCCGGACGCCGACCCGCTCCTGCTGCCCATCGGGGTGCTGCTCAACGGCCTGGGCCTGGTGCTGATCTACCGGCTCGACCTGGAGACGCCCGGCGACCGCGCGGCCCCCACCCAGCTGGTGTGGTCCACCGTCGGGGTGGCCCTGTTCATCGTGGTGGTGCTGGCGCTGCGCGACCACCGGGTGCTCCAGCGGTACGCGTACGTCTGTGTGGCCGCCGCGCTCGTCCTGCTGACCCTGCCGATCCTCTTCCCCTCCGTGAACGGCGCCCGCATCTGGATCCGGATCGCCGGATTCTCCATCCAGCCGGGCGAGTTCGCGAAGGTGCTGCTCGCGGTGTTCTTCGCCGCGTACCTGGCCGCGAACCGCAACGCGCTGGCGTTCGCGGGGCGCCGGCTGTGGGGGCTCCAGCTGCCCACCGGGCGGGTCCTCGGCCCCCTGCTCGCCATCTGGCTGATCAGTGTGGGCGTGCTGGTCCTCGAGCGGGACCTCGGGACCTCGCTGCTGTTCTTCGGCCTGTTCGTCGTCCTGCTGTACGTCGCCACCGGGCTCACCGGCTGGATCGCGCTGGGGCTGCTGCTGGCCGCCGTCGGCGCCTTCGCCGTGGGCTGGCTGGAGCCCCATGTGCACAGCAGGGTGGAGGACTGGCTGCATCCGTTCGCGTCGATCGAGGCGGGCCTGGGCCCCAACCAGCTCGCCCAGTCCCTGTTCTCCTTCGCGGCGGGCGGGGTCCTCGGCACCGGGCTCGGGCTCGGCCACTCCGTCCTGATCGGCTTCGCCGCGAAGTCGGACTTCATCCTGGCCACGGCCGGCGAGGAGCTCGGGCTGGCCGGCCTGTCCGCGATCTTCCTGCTGTACGGCCTGCTCGTGGAGCGCGGCTACCGGGCGGGCCTCGCCCTGCGCGACCCGTTCGGGCGACTGCTGGCGACCGGGCTCGCCTCGATCGTGGCGCTCCAGGTGTTCGTGATCGCGGGCGGGGTGGGCGGACTGATCCCGCTCACCGGCATGGCGATGCCGTTCCTCGCCCAGGGCGGCTCGTCGGTCGTCACCAACTGGGCCATCGTCGCCCTCCTGATCCGGGTGAGCGACTCGGCCCGCGGCCAGTACGACGGGACGGAGGCCCCATGACCGCGCGCGCTTCCGGCATGGCCCGCTACATCCGGCACGCGGCCTGCTTCTGCGCCCTGCTGCTGATCGCGCTGCTCGTCAACGCCACCCGCGTCCAGGTCTTCGAGGCCCGCGCCCACGACGAGAACCCGGCCAACCGCCGCGAGAACATCGCCCGTTACGGCCTGCGGCGCGGCGACATCCTGGTCGACGGGCGGCCGGTCACCGGATCCCGGGACACCGGGGAGCAGCTGCGCTACGAACGGACGTACGCCGACGGGCCGTTGTTCGCGCCGGTGACCGGCTTCGCCTCGCAGGAGTACGGCACGACCCTGCTGGAGCACACCGAGGACGGGGTCCTGTCCGGCTCGGACCCGCTGCTGACGCCGTTCCCGCTGTGGAACGACTTCACGCGGCGGCGCAACCCGGGCG
Above is a window of Streptomyces griseorubiginosus DNA encoding:
- a CDS encoding FtsW/RodA/SpoVE family cell cycle protein, which encodes MTKAGTTVAPADTPASAVRLPRRRGIELALIVLAVLLSVYGYCAVGLARHGTVPPGAAGYGAGLGVLALLAHLAVRLRAPDADPLLLPIGVLLNGLGLVLIYRLDLETPGDRAAPTQLVWSTVGVALFIVVVLALRDHRVLQRYAYVCVAAALVLLTLPILFPSVNGARIWIRIAGFSIQPGEFAKVLLAVFFAAYLAANRNALAFAGRRLWGLQLPTGRVLGPLLAIWLISVGVLVLERDLGTSLLFFGLFVVLLYVATGLTGWIALGLLLAAVGAFAVGWLEPHVHSRVEDWLHPFASIEAGLGPNQLAQSLFSFAAGGVLGTGLGLGHSVLIGFAAKSDFILATAGEELGLAGLSAIFLLYGLLVERGYRAGLALRDPFGRLLATGLASIVALQVFVIAGGVGGLIPLTGMAMPFLAQGGSSVVTNWAIVALLIRVSDSARGQYDGTEAP
- a CDS encoding SH3 domain-containing protein codes for the protein MSLRSRFSIAVTAGALAVSALAVPAAAADEWDGDPRGDSASHQNQGQNQGQNQGQGQAQGQSQAQNQGQNQNQSHNQRLYRGVVTASSLALRSAPNRGGQIIRYANRGEIVTVFCRTDGQNVQGNRQWYLLTDGTWAWGSARYIRDLGPSPRRC